A part of Arachis hypogaea cultivar Tifrunner chromosome 12, arahy.Tifrunner.gnm2.J5K5, whole genome shotgun sequence genomic DNA contains:
- the LOC114924892 gene encoding uncharacterized protein, with translation MQKTPPGSLSPSTWIAPPPGQYKINVDAAVINGKTGGVGVVIRDWEGVVMAAATLETHYLLSVMKAEAMAIFMGLNIAAHGCFFDLEIEGDNIGIVEVLVSTHNLTGPFGTIIANCKALLNRFRLYKFLHVKRKGNLVAHSLANLALTRPNLIWLEETLLEICNQVHLDILDLVV, from the coding sequence ATGCAAAAGACGCCTCCTGGGAGCTTGAGCCCAAGCACTTGGATCGCTCCTCCCCCTGGACAGTACAAGATAAATGTTGATGCGGCTGTGATTAATGGGAAGACCGGTGGTGTAGGTGTGGTAATTAGAGATTGGGAGGGGGTAGTTATGGCTGCTGCCACATTGGAGACTCATTACTTACTTTCAGTTATGAAAGCAGAGGCAATGGCAATATTCATGGGCTTGAATATAGCAGCCCATGGATGTTTTTTTGATTTGGAAATAGAAGGTGATAACATTGGAATTGTAGAAGTTTTAGTCTCAACACATAACCTTACTGGTCCTTTTGGCACCATCATAGCAAACTGTAAAGCTCTTTTGAATAGGTTTAGGCTTTACaaatttttacatgtaaaaagaAAAGGTAATTTAGTAGCGCACTCTCTAGCAAATTTGGCACTTACCAGACCAAACTTAATATGGTTGGAAGAAACTCTCTTAGAGATTTGTAATCAGGTCCATTTAGATATTTTGGACCTTGTTGTTTAA
- the LOC112726870 gene encoding uncharacterized protein, which translates to MEEKYPSLIKNYTWQLVDPPLHSEPIGSSWVFRINKNPDGTIQKYKARFVAKAARRVQGPKLSSSLYKLQRSLYGLKQAPKSWFTILNSALRKFGFTSTQSDVSLFTKFTSSSATYILVYVDDILVTGDSTEIKTLMTQLYSTFSLKELGEMNYFFGIEVVKIPNGTVTLKQTKYIKDLLRRAEMTHAKPVPTPMTSSLKLSIFGDGSFSNPTLFKSIVGGLQFNKFTSFRIYGFCDSDWASDIDDRKSTNGYGIYLGSNMVSWASRKQTTASKSSTKVEFREIADTEQVVLGDHPELKDLWLGKVHIPAEAFFSGFNLERLVVEGCDEFFTTAILPSYLLSFLSRLQELEVRRCNSIEAIFEVKDIPTDIVIPLKKLILEKLPNLSHVWNKDSEGKLNLPKLEEVIVDECASIKSVFPESVDKGNIQRLEVKNCEELIEIVTKDEAADNKEINNKEHIMFPKLTSLTLNNLPNLTYIYAGMRILNWPELIELDVCHCKLFKKFPTDSAVKVVTPHLERLLIDKAGVMMLDKELLHLDPQNIKYLILQGFNDIHDSDAASAFDFFPNIQVLGVADSAFKEIFPSKMPEIIHSQLLVRALELRNLHKLESIGLQHTWVASSNLTWLKLEGCTSLKYLFTFSTAKCLVQLEELHISNCEALESLMVDYQPHDDDHGVIIFKNLQKLSLSQIPKLESFYKGKSILNFPSLWIVEVTECNRLEYMFTFSIAKSLKILYLIKISKCESLKTVVLATQEANKQHEDLTFPDLENLTLSELPKLESFFIGNSSTLNFPSLKKVEVTECNKLEYMFTFSTAKNLQNLFYMKIFKCESLKTVILATQEADEPHDLTFQHFWQLYLGELPKLGSFFTGKSTLKFQTFYLSVGISQCKIMKTFSHGDVEAPKLWKVEIDGVICSKDNLNVAVSQQFEKRRKQH; encoded by the exons ATGGAGGAGAAATACCCATCGTTGATCAAGAACTATACTTGGCAGCTAGTTGATCCTCCTTTGCACTCTGAGCCCATAGGGTCCAGCTGGGTTTTCAGGATAAACAAAAATCCTGATGGCACAATCCAAAAGTACAAGGCAAGGTTTGTGGCCAAGG CAGCTAGAAGGGTTCAAGGCCCCAAACTCTCTTCAAGTCTGTATAAGCTTCAAAGGTCCCTCTATGGACTCAAACAAGCCCCTAAATCCTGGTTCACGATACTCAACTCTGCACTTCGAAAATTTGGCTTCACAAGCACTCAATCAGATGTCTCCTTATTCACAAAGTTTACCTCCTCTTCGGCTACATACATCCTAGTGTATGTCGATGACATCCTTGTAACTGGTGACTCTACTGAAATTAAGACACTCATGACTCAACTTTACAGCACCTTTTCCTTAAAAGAGTTGGGTGAAATGAACTACTTCTTTGGTATTGAGGTTGTAAAAATTCCTAATGGCACAGTGACTCTCAAGCAAACAAAGTACATTAAGGATCTTTTAAGAAGAGCTGAAATGACCCATGCAAAGCCTGTACCTACCCCCATGACCTCCTCCCTAAAATTGTCTATCTTTGGAGATGGCTCATTCAGCAATCCCACTTTGTTTAAATCCATAGTGGGTGGTCTGCA GTTCAACAAATTTACAAGCTTCAGAATCTATGGCTTTTGCGACTCTGATTGGGCCAGTGACATTGATGATCGCAAGTCAACTAATGGATATGGCATCTATCTTGGCTCCAACATGGTTTCCTGGGCTAGCAGAAAGCAAACAACAGCATCAAAGAGCAGTACTAAAGTTGAATTTAGGGAGATCGCAGATACA GAACAAGTTGTTCTTGGAGATCACCCAGAGCTGAAAGATTTATGGCTTGGTAAAGTGCATATCCCAGCTGAGGCCTTCTTCTCTGGTTTCAATTTGGAACGTCTGGTGGTGGAAGGGTGTGATGAATTTTTTACAACCGCAATACTACCTTCTTATTTACTTTCATTCTTGAGTAGATTACAAGAGTTGGAAGTGCGGAGATGCAATTCTATTGAGGCCATATTTGAAGTCAAAGATATACCAACAGATATTGTTATTCCTTTGAAGAAATTGATTTTGGAGAAACTTCCAAATCTGAGCCACGTTTGGAACAAAGATTCTGAAGGAAAGCTCAATCTTCCAAAACTGGAGGAGGTTATTGTTGATGAATGTGCAAGCATAAAATCGGTGTTCCCAGAATCAGTTGACAAGGGTAACATACAAAGGTTAGAAGTGAAGAATTGTGAAGAATTAATCGAAATTGTCACAAAAGATGAAGCAGCAgacaataaagaaataaataataaggagCATATAATGTTTCCTAAGCTAACTTCATTGACTCTAAACAATCTGCCAAATCTTACATACATTTATGCTGGAATGCGAATTCTAAATTGGCCCGAATTAATAGAATTGGATGTTTGTCATTGTAAATTGTTCAAGAAATTCCCAACAGATTCCGCTGTAAAG GTTGTTACCCCTCACTTAGAGCGACTGTTAATAGACAAGGCAGGTGTGATGATGCTTGACAAAGAACTGCTTCATTTGGACCCCCAAAACATAAAATACCTGATATTGCAGGGCTTTAATGATATTCATGACTCAGATGCCGCATCTGcctttgatttctttcccaaTATTCAGGTGCTTGGGGTAGCCGACAGTGCTTTCAAAGAGATATTTCCCTCAAAAATGCCTGAGATTATTCATTCACAGCTGCTTGTTCGAGCATTGGAACTGAGGAATCTGCACAAGCTTGAATCCATTGGGTTACAGCACACCTGGGTGGCCTCCTCTAATCTCACATGGCTGAAACTTGAGGGTTGTACATCTTTGAAGTATTTGTTCACTTTTTCAACCGCCAAATGTCTTGTTCAACTTGAAGAGTTGCACATATCCAACTGTGAAGCACTCGAAAGTTTAATGGTGGATTATCAACCACATGATGATGATCATGGTGTCATCATATTCAAAAATCTTCAGAAACTGTCTCTTAGCCAGATACCAAAACTTGAAAGCTTCTACAAAGGAAAGTCAATTTTGAATTTTCCATCTCTATGGATAGTCGAGGTTACTGAATGCAACAGATTGGAGTACATGTTCACATTCTCAATTGCCAAAAGcttgaaaattttatatttgattaagaTTTCCAAATGTGAGTCATTGAAAACAGTAGTTTTGGCAACACAAGAGGCAAACAAACAACACGAAGATCTCACATTCCCAGACCTTGAAAATCTGACTCTTAGTGAATTGCCAAAACTTGAAAGTTTTTTCATCGGAAACTCATCAACTTTGAATTTCCCATCTCTAAAGAAAGTCGAGGTCACTGAATGCAACAAATTGGAGTATATGTTCACATTCTCAACTGCCAAAAACTTGCAAAATTTGTTTTATATGAAGATTTTCAAATGTGAGTCATTAAAAACAGTAATATTAGCAACACAGGAGGCAGACGAGCCACATGACCTCACATTCCAACACTTCTGGCAGCTGTATCTAGGCGAATTGCCAAAACTTGGAAGCTTTTTCACGGGAAAGTCAACTTTGAAATTCCAAACCTTCTACTTGAGCGTTGGGATCAGTCAATGCAAGATCATGAAAACTTTCTCACACGGTGACGTGGAAGCACCTAAATTATGGAAGGTGGAGATAGATGGAGTGATTTGTTCGAAAGATAATCTAAATGTTGCAGTCAGTCAACAATTTGAGAAACGAAGGAAACAGCATTGA